In the genome of Strix uralensis isolate ZFMK-TIS-50842 chromosome 19, bStrUra1, whole genome shotgun sequence, the window cgggcgggcgggcgggcgcgcgcgTACCGGCTGCCGCGCGGGAAGGGCTGAGGGCACGAGCCCGCCCCCTGCAGGCAGCGGCAGGTCGGCCTCGCGTGACGTTAAAGGGCGGGGCCTCGAGGCCCGTCGGGAAGGACAGTGCCACGGCCAATGGCGTgcgaggagggaggagaagggggcgGAGCAAGCAGCGGGAGGCGGGGCCTACCAGTCACGAGCGGAGAGAACGTGAAGGCTCGCGTAGGGGCGGAGCCCTCGCCGGCCGGGCGGGGCTCTTACCGCGCGGCGCTCGCAGCTTTTGCTGGGTGACCCAGTGGCCTAATGGATAAGGCATCAGCCTCCGGAGCTGGGGATTGTGGGTTCGAGTCCCATCTGGGTCGTACCGTAATCGTTTTGCGGCCGCGCGGAGGCTGCCCGGCCTCTCCCGCCGCGCAGCGCGGTGTTTCCCCCCCCGACACTTTTACCCGCGCCCGCCCGCTGCTGCAGCCGCCGGTGGGGAGGACCCGAAGTGGATCCCGCAGCCCGCTCTGCCGCCGGGGCGGGCGCCAAGCGCGCCCTCAACTTCCCTcagccgcggccgccgccctgccagcggggagcctgccctgcccgccggcAGCGCGGCTCTTCCCAGGCGCCACCGagcccggtgccgccgccgccgcctcgctcCTTCCCGCGGGGATCCTGCGGCAGCGGCTCGCCTCCGCTCGGGGCCCGCCTCTGGCAGGAGGACGAGGCGTGAGGCGGCCGCCGCAGATCTGTGGCCGAGCGCGGTGAGTGCCCCCGGCTGCGGGGAGCCCGAACGAGCCGGAGGCGGTTCTCGGGCGGGAGGTGCCGGTCCCGGGGCCGACCTGAGGCGGGCTGGCCGCGCTGTGCCCCCGCAGGGCCGCGCCGTGGTTCCTCCAGAGCCGCTGTGGTGGCCACGCGCGGGAGCcggagcagctcctgctctgccagcacagctgtccGCCGCCtctcgggggcggggggcgcgggcacTGCGCTCTCGATCCCTGTTTCCCTCAGACCAGGGAGTCCTGCTCGCAAAACTTTCCCCCTCTGCGCTGCTGCTGCCATACCTGTAGCTTCCTGAACGGCAGAAACACTCCAAACGCTCCTCCTGTCCTTTTAATCAACCTCCTGTCCAAGCAGAGCCTGGAGAAACCCATTAATACAGAGATATGCATTAATACAGGTTGAGTTACACCACCAGCCAATTTAAACAGCAAACTCCTTGGAGCAGAGAAGGCCTGCAGGACACTCCTgtgtccgtccgtccatccatccattcatccatccatccatcctcagCACAACCCTCAACAGCACGAGCGTGTCACACGCGCGACTCCTCTCGCTCGCTGCAGGTACGTGCGCTGGTTGAGCGGCAGATGAGGTACATGAAGGACATAAGAGCTCACCTCTGCCCCATCCTTAGTTTAAATTCCTATTTCTATACTAGCTATCTTTGGgaattaaaatctttaaaataacaaaggaTAATAAGGATTAAATGCTGCAGTAGTAACGTAACACGCCAACAGATGTGTTGAAATTTCACACTAATCTGGCTAATTTTCTGAATCTTCATCCACAGCTGTGCGAGATAAAGCCCTGTACTTTCAAGAATTGTATTAAACTGCTTAATTAAGGCGGTACAAAACGGTGCTTAAACTAGGCAGTAGCTGAGCTGCATGACACAGGTATTACCGATGAGCAGATCTGTTGTGGGGGGGGAGTTTCAGGAGCTGGGATATAGTGCTTTGATGGGGTTTTTAAGTTGCTACTTGCACCTTAAAAGTGTGAACCAGTTCACGAACTTTCACAACATCCAGTAGCACCTAGTGAGATAAACTGTCACAATAGAAATCTTGTCTAGCAATAAGGTCACCCATTTCAGTTGTGAGCGTAGGAATAAGCCTACTTAATTCAGTAATCCAAATCAGAGCTGGCTTGGTGTGTGAAAATTTGCAGAGTTCTTCATTTTAGCAAATACAACTTTAAAGATAAAACTTTATCTGGGGTCAGCAGAGCTGTCCCTCGGACTGGACAGTAACTACtacatttttcagtctgaaaagaaTCACTGGGAAGGGTGCCTTAAACTAAAAGATTACCAGCTGCATAACTGGAGGTGGCCAGAAATGCCTAAATATGTTTCATTGTAACACATGTCCTTTACAGAAGCTGAGTTGCAGGGGTAATGTGTGTTCCAGCAGCTGCCAATCGCACTTTATAATGTAATTGTCCATATCGAGTGAAACCATATTTGTTCTGTACGATTTTCTCTAAAAAACACCACAGGGAGCAAGACCCTCCCCTCAAATAAAAATCTTGTCGCTAAAAACACCTATCTGTATGTTATTCACAGAAAAAGCGGGTGACTGCAGGCAGTATAGACTCGTGTGTatgtggggaggggggtgtccgTGCGGGCAGGGCTAGTGGGAGGCTAGCGGGGCGGCCAGCAGCAGCTTGGTCTTGCTCCAGTGGGTTGTCCAGGGAGTGATTCCTGTTTCCCCTAAGGCTGCCTCTCATTAGCATGAATCGGGGGAAGGGCATAAAAGACTCCAGTTCATTTTGAGTCTGGAAAAACTTTACTTCAAAATGACAACCCAAGTGTTCTGGCTCCTCTGCTTTGTCATTAGATCATCTTGCAGCTCAGTGGCCGGTAAGTCTGTTAACATTCAAAGCGGGGCTGGGGCATGTTTGCCTTTGGTATCAGGGGAGGTTAAACACATTACTACAGATTCTTGCCTGAGCAGCGCTCTTCGGCTGAGGTCTTTTCAGCAAGCGGTAGCAGTAATCACATAAGGGttcaagaaagaaacatttgaacATGTTTATGGGATGGGAATGTACATTGCAGTATTTGATTTGTCAGCATTTGTAAGAATTAAGAGCACCTGCCAAAAGCAGGCAGCGAGCTGGTGCCATGAATCCTGCTAGCCATCCTTCAGCAATTGAAGTTTGACTTGCTTCTgcatctgggattttttttatttctatctgaCCTTTCCCTTTTAGTCTCCTTCCCTTCACCTGTAAACTCCAGATTTCTAATTTATTTCAACATGTGTGCCTGCAGCAAGCTGtcccagatattttttttttttagtacctgATTGATGGTACAGAAATAAGATATACATCTAGTCCATGGGGAAGGAGAGGTCTAGGAGCTGGTTATGTTGTAGTTATATTTCTTAAGTTGCATGAGCTAGACAAGAATATACTGATCTAGGGGAACAAACCTCAAGGTCCTAAACAGATTAAGTagagaaaaataaactctttcttGTTACGATCCATGACTGAGAAGGCATGATAAACTGGTAGAATAGTGTACTTACAAAACCAAGTCCGAAACACCTGTTGAATTCACAGCTTCATATTGAACCATCTCCAAAACACCCTTGCCTATCACTTTCTTTAGCTTGGACTTCTTCCACCCCTTTCTTCATGGACATTCTTTTGACTTTACGTGTGGCCAGCCCAAATATCAGGGAATCTTTCCCATGACAACAGCTGGTGAGAGCAAAGGGGGAGAAGTGGCAAGGTCAGCAGTTGAGTCAGTTATAGAAGATAAACCAGGACGTTGTTCATCTGTGTATGTCAAGTATCTCTTTTCACATAAGGAGTTAGGATCAGCCTCCTACACGATGCTAACCACAGACAGTGAACACCCAGACAGTGGCTGTGTGTGGGTGAACTGTTTTAAAACTGTGCTGGCTAACTAAAGGCATGCAGTAAAGGactaaagtaaaagaaaaatgaactgcAGGAGGAAATTTCTCTCTTCCCAGGCTAAAGGGAAGGTCATTTTGCTTTTTGAGGTCCAAGTGATCAAGGTGAAGGTATAAATGAAGGCCTGGTGACTGTCCAGCTTGTGTTAACAATGCCATTAAGCCTTTCAATTTTTCACTAGAGTCCCAGACACTTCCTGTCTTTCTCAACCCTTGTCCTCTCAACTTAAGAAAAGCCTGGAAATAATTGTTACTCAGCAGCAATAGCCTAGCTACCAGACTATAGTACTACTACTATACAACTCTAGTGCAAAAGTCAGAGACCCAAAACTGTGGATAAAGATCTTTTCAGTAGTGTTCAAAGCCCAAAACTGCTGAAGAGTCCAGATGCCATTGTCAATAAGGCATCCCATGGATGGGAAAACCAAATAGTTCTGTTGTCATGGTCTTTTAAACAAGCATCCCAAATGGCAATGTGAACCTTGTTTCCTCCAATGCTCCCTGGAGATTCAGGCTTTTGAGAAAAGGGTTTGTTTATAAGTCATGTTTTTAATTTGCAacaataataaagtaaaaatgcaAATCTCCTGTGTTTTGCTCACACAGCTGCATTCTCTGTACTGGGCCTTCCATGTCTGAGTATAGAAGAATGAGGAGCTCTACTATATTTCATCCATTGAACTCCCGATCAGTTTTATTGTCTTACCGTTGAAGGCCTCGCTTACAGACTAGAGCCTCAAATCCGGCAGGCACTTCCCATTCAGAAGCACATGGaccaaaaaaattgaaatgctaatttgctctctccttttttttgtttgtaggaTCCCTGCCCTACGCCGAGAAGCCCAGAGAGACTCTCAGCAAAGACACTGCACCTGGCCAAGGCAAAGTGCCAGCCTGGGGCACCAGCAGCGCTGGCGAGAATGGCACGGAGCACTGGCTTCTGCCTCCCACCAACCTGCAGCGGCCACCACCTCCCGAAATCATCTCCCTCTcatcagacaaaaagaaacacaCCAAACCTTCTCTAGAAAACAGCACAGGGCTGAGGAAACACCTCTTACAGTATGGAGGAGCCCTGCCTCCAGAGAGCCTGACAGAGGGGCCTTCTCCTGCCTCCTCTGACTTCAACCACGCAAACAGAAAGCCCGCGGACAGACGGCTGGCCGAGGCTGCCAACAGCGTGTCGGCTCACTTCCATCACGCAGCCTCTTCCTATCAGAAGATGACATACTTAGTGGAGACTCATCCTCTTCCAGACTCCGGAGCAGTGGAGTCAGATGATCCTAACGCGCTGGATCACTCCAACCGACCAGGCAAGATAATCCCTTATAAACATACTGATCCCCTCAAAAAGATCACCAAACCCTCCTGGGTCACCAACCGCCAGTCGTCCAGCTTGCCGTACCACTTCAGCGTGCTGAAGAGAGGTAAGGGGATAGATTGCTCTGGTGAGGGATATCGTGAACTTTCCAAAGGTTGGGTGGCCTCATTTGGCTGAAACACCCGCAAAGGGCCCGTTGCTGTCCCTCAGTGTGTGTGCCTGTTCTAgatggggagaaggagaaggcatGTCTGACCGAGTGCAGGAAGGAGAGAGACGAAGCAGAGGCCTACTGCACGAGTGAATTCGGTAAGTCGTGTCCTCCGTGAAGAGGCCACCTTTGTTCATCTACTACTGACATTTCTGCTTTTAAGATACCATTTCGTTATGTTAAATAATTACTAAGTACAATAAAAGGACCCATCACAGCTCTTCATAAATGTACTACAACAAACAGTACCAAGTCTTACACTACCCTTTCCCTACCTTGGGCTACCAttgctcttttttctgtttcttctactTTCCACTCCTGGGAGGAAGACAGTGTTCTTGCTGCTGGTCAACAGAACTGAAAAGACCAATTTAAGATTAAACATTGTAGCTGTGTTACTTACCTCTTACTATTTAGAGCAAGTTTGTGATTTTGGGGGCTAaagtttcaaattaaaataaaatggagaaccaagcaaaaataaaactcagatcCTCCCTGTGTAGAGGATTCTCCCTGAAGTTCCTTAAGGCTCAATGTCTTCAGTCCTTGTGTCCAAGCTGAAGTAGCTAAAAATGTTGGAAAACAGCCTGGCGTTTTTGTACCATTTAAGAGCAAGCATTTTCTGACTCAAATCTTGCCTTGTGCTTATGAAGTTGTGAAATAGATACCAACTTTTTCTCACAGTATTTTAAGAGATAAGCAAAATACATGCCTAGTGGTAACAGATGTTTCCATTTGTAGAATATAAACACGTTAAGAGACATCTGTTTTCTCTAAATGGGGAAGTCAGGAAGTCCTTTCTACAAATgttatattctttattttttaccaCTCTCTTGCATTCCTGCCAAACGTAGGTCTTACAGCGACACGACCTCTGTGTATTTCAGCCTTTAACAAATAGCAGTCTCATTCACCTCTTACATTGAAAAAGACAAGTAGGAAAAACAGTCTGAGCAACAATTCAGCCAAGGTTCCATTCCAGTGATCAGTGCTGTTCGTTTCTTTACATTTACAGTGCAGACTGAAGAATAAATGACTGCATCCTCTTTGCCTCACCTGCCCCTAACACGTTTGGTGTTTTAGGATTCCCACAGTCAGCTCTGCACTTGTCAAAACCAGAAGTTGGGTGGACAGCATGAAGCGATTGTCCGAGTGTACAACACCGCCTGCTTGGTGCCCTTGCCTCTTGGTATGACAAGGgccttttctttcaaaagctgaaGCGTTTCATTAGCAGGTTAGCTTTGGACCTCATTGTGaagttttaaatttgaaaattttacttGGTTAGGTAAATATGTCCACTTTTTACATATCAGGATGGAAAACAGTACTAGAATCATCactttctttgaaacattttataaACTTCGCTAAGGAACATCAGACCTGTAAAGCATAAGGTTAGTAACTTAGCAAAAACTGAAGGTGATGACCTCATCAGATGTGATTATTTGAAGCAACTCCTACTTGCTTACTACTGAGCCAAAGAATTTCTGCTGACactttacagcattttaaatgagaGTCTTCATATATACCCTGAGTTGCCACCAAGATATGTAATccaatgcttgctttttttcctccccctccctcccttaAACCAGCAGTGAACGGAATTGTTTATAACATGGAAAGACTGGGGAATGGAGTCCACTTGATTACGCTTTTGGTAAACAGCGATGGATTATACAAGATGAGTCGCCTCTATATTACTCCTGATGGCTTCTTCTTTCGAGTTCACATTCTAGTTGTGGATACTTTAAACTGCAGTAAACCGTGTCCAGACTTTAAACTTGGTAAATAATTCCAGCTAAATCCATTCCATTCTTCCTCCTGCATGCACTGCAATTTTAGTGTGCTGTAGTTTAATAGGCTTATCCTGGGTTGttgtaatattttgaaaaaaatctgtttactCTTAAGCTGGAGGGCTTTCCCCCCAGTTTCTCTCAATTTCCAGAGAAGAACCAACTGTGTCACGTAGCAGCATAGTCCTTTCTTAACTTTATCCAGTTCCCAAATGATTGCAAGAGTTTTTAggtttgccaaaaaaaaaaaaaaacccaaaccaaaaaaccaggaGCTTAAGATGGTATCTTTATAAGTAGTCCGGTTTTCCTTCTAAATGCAAGTTTATCAAATACTAGTGTTTCCCCTGAAAGGCTTCTAATTGCAATACAACACAGTAAATTGTTATTTCCATGCAAGCATAGCCCACAGGTCCCGCTGAAGCTCAGGGTGCTGCTGTACTAAGCCACACGTTCAGGATGTATTTCCGCAGGGTGCAACTTCACATCTATTCATAAATCTGCTGCCCTTAGAGCGAGCGCAGTGAACGAATCAGTGCTTTCTTCATAGCACAGGAATCTTGTTTATTTTGCAGGCAGTAGATACATTGTGATGGGTCGGATCTACCACAAGAGACGGCAGATCCCTGCCAACCTGCTGCAGTTCCTGCGAGGGCGCCTGAGGCCAGGGGACGGCTTGCTTCGAAGTAGCAGCAGCTACGTGAAGAGATTCAACAGGAAGAGGAATCGCAAAGTGCAGGCGGCTCACACTAAATGTAGATAAAGCTCCAACAGCCTCCGACTAGGACACGGGCAGCAGCAGAATTCACCTACCAAAATAAACCTGGCCATGGTTTAGCAACAGTGGGAGGTAATTCTTCTCATGTCTGAAAGTGGTTGTGATGGGACACTTGCCTTTGTGCTTAGTGAACGCTAACTGAATGTCTTGACCTCGGTACCCATATATTGTGAAGTTTAGCACAAAAGTCAGTCTAGGGAACATTAACTGGTTGTGAAGTTGCTCCAGCTGTTTCCAGAGCCACAGGGTATTATTGCCTCCCCTGCTGTCATGCACCCCTAATAATCTGTAGTAACTGTAAAGTAAAACTCTGGAGGCGTTGTTCTAGGTACACAAGAAGTAACTGTGCTTTCAAACCCTTCACCTTGAACAAATGTTAGATGATACCACAGCTTTACCTAGAGAGGGTGTCCATTGTGTTTTCACACAACTCTGCCTAAGGTATTACATGCACTTGATtcaaaagaaaccaacaaaactAAGTATCCTTTGTATTGTTTTGGTATCCTCAAACATGTCCatgctacttttaaaaattacatcattCTTCAAACAGAGCTGGATTTTCGAGGCATACAAAATTGCTATGTAATTATTTGAATATATGAATACACTAACTGAAAGCAAATCAAGTAACTGCACAACACAAATGCCCAATTAGGCTTACAAATAACGACACAAGTTCATGCCaaggaatggaaaataaacaatTGCAGGCACATTTTGTATGCCTGCTTACACTGTCAGTTCCTTAAAAGTTCAGTCCTTAACTGTACTGAATGTCATCTTCCCATGAGAAATATTACCAAGTTTGTACCTGCGCATCAGTAAAGTTACTTTTTGAATCAAAGAATCTTTTAGTACCTTTAACGTGGTGGGATATAAGAACCTATGAAGCTGCTGCAAGGGGATCTTTTTGTTTGCTATTCTGTGTCAGTATTCACAAATCGTAGGTCTTTAAAACG includes:
- the C19H17orf58 gene encoding UPF0450 protein C17orf58 homolog isoform X2 translates to MTTQVFWLLCFVIRSSCSSVAGSLPYAEKPRETLSKDTAPGQGKVPAWGTSSAGENGTEHWLLPPTNLQRPPPPEIISLSSDKKKHTKPSLENSTGLRKHLLQYGGALPPESLTEGPSPASSDFNHANRKPADRRLAEAANSVSAHFHHAASSYQKMTYLVETHPLPDSGAVESDDPNALDHSNRPGKIIPYKHTDPLKKITKPSWVTNRQSSSLPYHFSVLKRDGEKEKACLTECRKERDEAEAYCTSEFVNGIVYNMERLGNGVHLITLLVNSDGLYKMSRLYITPDGFFFRVHILVVDTLNCSKPCPDFKLGSRYIVMGRIYHKRRQIPANLLQFLRGRLRPGDGLLRSSSSYVKRFNRKRNRKVQAAHTKCR
- the C19H17orf58 gene encoding UPF0450 protein C17orf58 homolog isoform X3, coding for MTYLVETHPLPDSGAVESDDPNALDHSNRPGKIIPYKHTDPLKKITKPSWVTNRQSSSLPYHFSVLKRDGEKEKACLTECRKERDEAEAYCTSEFAVNGIVYNMERLGNGVHLITLLVNSDGLYKMSRLYITPDGFFFRVHILVVDTLNCSKPCPDFKLGSRYIVMGRIYHKRRQIPANLLQFLRGRLRPGDGLLRSSSSYVKRFNRKRNRKVQAAHTKCR
- the C19H17orf58 gene encoding UPF0450 protein C17orf58 homolog isoform X1; translation: MTTQVFWLLCFVIRSSCSSVAGSLPYAEKPRETLSKDTAPGQGKVPAWGTSSAGENGTEHWLLPPTNLQRPPPPEIISLSSDKKKHTKPSLENSTGLRKHLLQYGGALPPESLTEGPSPASSDFNHANRKPADRRLAEAANSVSAHFHHAASSYQKMTYLVETHPLPDSGAVESDDPNALDHSNRPGKIIPYKHTDPLKKITKPSWVTNRQSSSLPYHFSVLKRDGEKEKACLTECRKERDEAEAYCTSEFAVNGIVYNMERLGNGVHLITLLVNSDGLYKMSRLYITPDGFFFRVHILVVDTLNCSKPCPDFKLGSRYIVMGRIYHKRRQIPANLLQFLRGRLRPGDGLLRSSSSYVKRFNRKRNRKVQAAHTKCR
- the C19H17orf58 gene encoding UPF0450 protein C17orf58 homolog isoform X4, which codes for MERLGNGVHLITLLVNSDGLYKMSRLYITPDGFFFRVHILVVDTLNCSKPCPDFKLGSRYIVMGRIYHKRRQIPANLLQFLRGRLRPGDGLLRSSSSYVKRFNRKRNRKVQAAHTKCR